A part of Nocardioides sp. WS12 genomic DNA contains:
- a CDS encoding acyl-CoA dehydrogenase family protein, producing the protein MRLDSDRLEFADHVHNFSERECGTLAQRDALTDNETNATSFELLAKMAKLGWLGVSLPEEYGGGGAGFVDECVFIEEAHRGLIPGLLAYTTGLTAAQTYLKWGNEEQKKTIVTNLASGKVEAIALSEPGTGSDLGAVTCKGVRDGDEYVINGQKTWISVAHVAEHMLVLVREDAAGPKHTGLTLLMVPCDTPGIEMREVKTMEARTCNDVFFTDVRVPASAVVGEAGQGWKHLMRGLSVERMIIAAFSIGAARRSLDDAVAYMREREAFGQSIASFQALRHRVADLATDIATTRAFIYDIAQAIDNGQEDELASASAMAKMRATEVAKAAALEGMQLMGGAGYTREYGMEFQVRRALAPPIFGGTNEIQREIIAKAIF; encoded by the coding sequence ATGAGGCTGGACAGCGATCGGCTGGAGTTCGCCGACCACGTCCACAACTTCAGTGAGCGCGAGTGCGGCACGCTGGCGCAGCGTGACGCCCTGACCGACAACGAGACCAACGCAACCAGCTTCGAGTTGCTCGCCAAGATGGCGAAGCTCGGCTGGCTCGGCGTCTCGCTGCCCGAGGAGTACGGCGGCGGTGGCGCGGGCTTCGTCGATGAGTGCGTGTTCATCGAGGAGGCGCACCGCGGCCTGATCCCTGGCCTGCTCGCCTACACGACGGGCCTGACGGCTGCTCAGACGTACCTCAAGTGGGGCAACGAGGAGCAGAAGAAGACGATCGTCACCAACCTCGCCTCGGGCAAGGTCGAGGCGATCGCCCTCTCCGAGCCGGGCACCGGCTCGGACCTCGGCGCCGTCACCTGCAAGGGCGTGCGCGACGGGGACGAATACGTCATCAACGGCCAGAAGACGTGGATCTCCGTGGCCCACGTGGCCGAGCACATGCTGGTGCTGGTCCGGGAGGACGCTGCCGGCCCGAAGCACACCGGGCTCACCTTGTTGATGGTTCCTTGCGACACCCCGGGCATCGAGATGCGCGAGGTGAAGACCATGGAGGCACGCACCTGCAACGACGTCTTCTTCACCGACGTCCGGGTGCCGGCCTCCGCGGTCGTCGGCGAAGCCGGGCAGGGGTGGAAGCACCTGATGCGCGGCCTGAGTGTGGAGCGGATGATCATCGCCGCCTTCAGCATCGGCGCTGCCCGGCGCTCGCTGGACGACGCGGTCGCCTACATGCGCGAGCGCGAGGCCTTCGGCCAGTCGATCGCCTCCTTCCAGGCACTCCGGCACCGGGTCGCTGACCTGGCCACCGACATCGCCACCACACGCGCGTTCATCTACGACATCGCGCAGGCGATCGACAACGGCCAGGAGGACGAGCTCGCCTCGGCCTCCGCCATGGCGAAGATGCGTGCAACCGAGGTCGCCAAGGCCGCGGCCCTCGAGGGCATGCAGCTGATGGGTGGCGCCGGCTACACCCGCGAGTACGGCATGGAGTTCCAGGTGCGTCGTGCCCTGGCGCCGCCGATCTTCGGCGGCACCAACGAGATCCAGCGGGAGATCATCGCCAAGGCGATCTTCTGA
- a CDS encoding cytochrome c oxidase subunit 3 family protein, whose translation MKPTTTPTRPGSTDVDSNRGARSGRLPGVEGIWVLIGVDSVVFALLFASFLDARRSDPGGFDAARQSLNADLGGVNTLVLLTSSWVVALAIQALRDGVPRRASRLLILAVGTGSVFVAVKSFEYVDKLVAGTTPATSDFFMWYFVLTGIHLVHVLLGIGLLVFVVVGVRRGRYGANRLAVPESVATFWHLVDLLWIVIFPLLYLMRAA comes from the coding sequence ATGAAGCCGACCACCACCCCGACCCGTCCGGGCAGCACCGACGTGGACTCCAACCGCGGGGCGCGCTCTGGACGCCTCCCCGGAGTCGAGGGCATCTGGGTGCTGATCGGTGTCGACTCCGTCGTCTTCGCGTTGCTCTTCGCCAGCTTCCTGGACGCGCGCCGATCCGACCCCGGAGGGTTCGACGCGGCGCGTCAAAGCCTCAACGCCGACCTGGGGGGAGTGAACACTCTCGTCCTGCTCACCAGCTCCTGGGTCGTCGCCCTGGCCATCCAGGCACTGCGTGACGGCGTACCGCGGCGCGCTTCACGCCTGCTGATCCTGGCCGTCGGCACCGGCTCGGTGTTCGTGGCGGTCAAGTCGTTCGAGTACGTCGACAAGCTGGTCGCAGGCACGACGCCGGCGACGAGCGACTTCTTCATGTGGTACTTCGTGCTCACCGGGATCCACCTCGTGCACGTCCTGCTCGGCATCGGCCTCCTCGTCTTCGTCGTGGTCGGCGTACGCCGAGGCCGGTACGGAGCCAACCGGCTGGCCGTGCCCGAGTCCGTCGCCACGTTCTGGCACCTCGTCGACCTTCTGTGGATCGTGATCTTCCCCCTGCTCTACCTGATGAGGGCCGCCTGA
- a CDS encoding cytochrome C oxidase subunit IV family protein, with translation MLRHRATVTWLGLVILTCATTWGMSTDSLDPGLAVVGTFVIAAAKVALVMREFMELRLGPWQVRAVFGTWIVAVTTIILAFWFASPHAT, from the coding sequence ATGCTCCGGCACCGCGCAACGGTGACGTGGCTCGGCCTCGTCATCCTCACCTGCGCCACCACCTGGGGAATGAGCACGGACTCGCTCGACCCAGGACTGGCCGTCGTGGGCACCTTCGTCATCGCGGCGGCAAAGGTCGCCCTCGTGATGAGGGAGTTCATGGAGCTTCGCCTCGGACCGTGGCAGGTACGAGCCGTGTTCGGCACCTGGATCGTGGCGGTGACCACGATCATCCTCGCCTTCTGGTTCGCCTCCCCCCATGCCACCTAG
- a CDS encoding alpha/beta fold hydrolase has translation MPEHATFISPTDGTAIATYAWGTDLENPRAIVQIAHGLAEHGQRYDRLAQALVAAGYRVHAVDHRGHGQSAASADGLGHFDFTALVTDVAAFGASLKETSGLPVFLLSHSMGSFAAQTVILDHSDQYAGVVLSGSTALDVLGAELAKSEGPVGLEAFNAGFEHRTGYEWLSRDDAEVDKYVADPLCGFDLPDTAVPQLFAGAPRLGDPAALAGIRDDLPLLVTSGDADPLSGAGQLTQLLGQRYRDAGVTDVTVTLYPEARHEIFNETNRDAITADVISWLQKRS, from the coding sequence TTGCCCGAGCACGCCACCTTCATCTCCCCGACCGACGGCACCGCCATCGCGACGTACGCCTGGGGAACCGACCTCGAGAACCCGCGGGCCATCGTCCAGATCGCGCACGGACTTGCCGAGCACGGCCAGCGCTACGACCGACTGGCTCAGGCGCTCGTCGCGGCCGGGTACCGGGTGCACGCGGTCGACCACCGCGGCCACGGCCAGTCGGCCGCCTCCGCCGACGGCCTCGGGCACTTCGACTTCACGGCTCTCGTCACTGACGTCGCGGCGTTCGGCGCCTCGCTGAAGGAGACCTCCGGCCTGCCGGTGTTCCTGCTCTCCCACTCGATGGGTTCCTTCGCCGCACAGACGGTGATCCTAGACCACTCCGATCAGTACGCCGGCGTCGTGCTCTCGGGCTCGACGGCACTCGACGTCCTCGGTGCCGAGCTGGCGAAGTCCGAGGGCCCGGTCGGGCTGGAAGCGTTCAACGCCGGGTTCGAGCACCGGACCGGCTACGAATGGCTGTCACGCGATGATGCCGAGGTCGACAAGTACGTCGCCGATCCGCTCTGCGGTTTCGACCTGCCGGACACCGCCGTACCCCAGCTCTTCGCGGGCGCCCCCCGCCTGGGCGACCCGGCGGCACTGGCCGGCATCCGCGACGACCTGCCGCTCCTCGTGACGTCGGGTGACGCCGACCCGCTGTCCGGAGCCGGCCAGCTGACCCAGCTCCTCGGCCAGCGCTACCGCGACGCCGGGGTCACCGACGTCACGGTCACTCTCTACCCCGAAGCACGCCACGAGATCTTCAACGAGACCAACCGTGACGCCATCACGGCCGACGTCATCAGCTGGCTGCAGAAGCGCAGCTGA
- a CDS encoding alpha/beta fold hydrolase — MTITSLRGAEPPVLDDQIRAAEAATYRYYGVTATEERALISTTVGSTGVRLTRIAARTPSSQPPIILLHGIGSVTILAASLLPYLADRDVVAVDTPGHGLSDQLILPKGVDLRAFAVSLVEGVRAHLGHDQVDVIGHSLGGQFGLYAALDLPHRVRRLVLLGAPGAALAGAKPAAGMKLMALPGVGKLVLAIKMSDAKFVEINEQYAVGPGAFATTPPDLITAGRLIAGRPGNAASIASYFRTLLRRGAIRPEVVLSAAELGRLEQPVLFAWGDDDLFLMPDVAARSIVAVRDAHLVRARGTGHAPWLQQPELYGAAVAAHLR; from the coding sequence ATGACGATCACCTCGCTGCGCGGTGCCGAGCCGCCCGTACTCGACGACCAGATCCGGGCGGCCGAGGCAGCCACCTATCGCTACTACGGCGTCACGGCGACCGAGGAGCGGGCCCTCATCTCGACGACCGTCGGGTCGACCGGCGTTCGGCTGACCCGCATCGCGGCGCGCACGCCGTCTTCGCAGCCGCCGATCATCTTGCTGCACGGGATCGGCTCGGTGACGATCCTCGCGGCGTCCCTGCTGCCCTACCTCGCCGACCGTGACGTGGTCGCGGTCGACACTCCCGGCCACGGCCTCTCGGACCAGTTGATCCTGCCGAAGGGCGTCGACCTGCGTGCCTTCGCCGTCTCGCTCGTCGAGGGGGTGCGGGCCCACCTCGGACACGACCAGGTTGACGTCATCGGTCACTCCCTGGGTGGCCAGTTCGGGCTGTACGCCGCGCTCGACCTCCCGCACCGGGTGCGACGCCTCGTGCTGCTCGGCGCTCCCGGTGCGGCGCTCGCCGGGGCGAAGCCCGCGGCCGGCATGAAGCTGATGGCGCTGCCCGGCGTCGGCAAGCTGGTGCTGGCGATCAAGATGAGCGACGCGAAGTTCGTCGAGATCAACGAGCAGTACGCCGTCGGGCCGGGCGCGTTCGCGACCACACCGCCCGACCTGATCACTGCTGGCCGATTGATCGCCGGACGCCCCGGCAATGCAGCCAGCATCGCCAGCTACTTCCGCACCCTGCTCCGCCGGGGTGCGATCCGTCCCGAGGTCGTGCTGTCTGCGGCTGAACTCGGTCGTCTCGAGCAGCCGGTGCTCTTCGCCTGGGGCGATGACGACCTGTTCCTCATGCCCGACGTCGCGGCCCGGTCGATCGTCGCCGTCCGCGACGCCCATCTGGTGCGGGCGCGGGGAACGGGGCACGCTCCCTGGCTCCAGCAGCCGGAGCTCTACGGCGCCGCGGTGGCGGCGCACCTGCGCTGA
- a CDS encoding wax ester/triacylglycerol synthase domain-containing protein: protein MSAWEALMWRAEGDPRTRSTGILLEILDHAPAPAAFTAVHERAVRRIPRLRDRVVEPIVPVTEPHWSPDPVFDLTRHVRTVTLPDGSSESDLLAYAEQVFASTFDVAHPPWEAILVDGLPEGRAAYLLKVHHSMSDGLGLVQLLDVAQSAHPDEDLADVGPDAAGADHAAGHYSSVGLVGTTVANVVRDAPRQALGLPGRATRWGRQVAANPRGLTDYLLSAKRLLTPPEADRSELLAGRGTGNGLLFLDIPFADVRRGAKAVGGSVNDGFIAAMLGGLRLYHERHGVLPPATLPVGLPVSLRAANDPMGGNNFTGAQIVAPLGEPDAAERIRIIREMVLTVRDEPALGVVGDLSTVLARLPTPALVGIAATFTTTSDLQVSNIRGLTRTTYLAGAEVLGMYPLGPRPGVAVMAALITYRDTCCLGLNVDPEVFTDIDELRACLRAGFDEVIALADEVLADKVLADTTPEGDS, encoded by the coding sequence ATGAGCGCCTGGGAGGCGCTGATGTGGCGTGCGGAGGGCGATCCGCGGACCAGGTCGACCGGCATCCTGCTCGAGATCCTCGACCACGCACCCGCCCCGGCTGCGTTCACCGCCGTCCACGAGCGCGCTGTCCGGCGGATCCCGCGGCTGCGCGACCGCGTGGTCGAACCGATCGTCCCGGTCACCGAGCCGCACTGGTCACCGGACCCCGTGTTCGACCTGACCCGGCACGTCCGAACGGTCACCCTGCCCGACGGTTCGTCGGAGAGCGATCTCCTCGCCTACGCCGAGCAGGTCTTCGCCAGCACCTTCGATGTGGCCCACCCGCCGTGGGAGGCGATCCTCGTCGACGGTCTGCCCGAGGGGCGAGCGGCCTACCTGTTGAAGGTGCACCACAGCATGAGCGACGGCCTCGGGCTGGTCCAGTTGCTCGACGTCGCGCAGTCCGCCCACCCCGACGAGGATCTCGCTGACGTGGGTCCGGATGCGGCCGGCGCAGACCATGCCGCCGGCCACTACTCCTCCGTCGGTCTGGTCGGTACGACGGTCGCGAACGTCGTACGCGACGCACCCCGGCAGGCGCTCGGTCTTCCCGGCCGGGCGACGCGCTGGGGCAGGCAGGTCGCCGCCAACCCGCGTGGCCTGACCGACTACCTCCTGTCGGCGAAGCGGCTGCTGACGCCGCCCGAGGCTGATCGTTCGGAGCTCCTCGCCGGCAGGGGCACCGGCAACGGCCTTCTCTTCCTCGACATCCCGTTCGCCGACGTACGCCGCGGTGCGAAGGCCGTCGGCGGCTCGGTCAACGACGGCTTCATCGCCGCCATGTTGGGAGGTCTCCGGCTCTACCACGAGCGCCACGGCGTCCTGCCGCCCGCGACCCTCCCGGTCGGACTGCCGGTCAGCCTCCGGGCGGCCAACGACCCGATGGGTGGCAACAACTTCACCGGTGCCCAGATCGTTGCTCCGCTCGGAGAGCCCGACGCGGCCGAGCGGATCAGGATCATCCGCGAAATGGTCCTGACGGTCCGGGACGAGCCCGCGCTCGGCGTCGTCGGCGACCTCTCCACCGTGCTCGCCCGGCTGCCCACCCCCGCGCTCGTCGGCATCGCGGCGACGTTCACGACGACGTCCGACCTGCAGGTGTCCAACATCCGGGGGCTCACACGCACGACGTACCTCGCTGGTGCGGAGGTCCTGGGCATGTACCCCCTGGGTCCGCGGCCCGGCGTCGCCGTCATGGCGGCCCTGATCACCTACCGCGACACCTGTTGCCTCGGCCTCAATGTCGACCCCGAGGTCTTCACCGACATCGACGAACTTCGTGCGTGCCTGCGCGCCGGCTTCGACGAGGTCATCGCACTGGCTGACGAGGTTCTGGCCGACAAGGTTCTGGCTGACACGACCCCGGAGGGCGACTCATGA
- a CDS encoding HAD-IB family hydrolase produces MALVEVTDLTERLQSGVSGPTVAAFFDFDGTLIDGYSAAALYGHRMRNLEVGPGELLHTIRLLAGGETLTEAQFGELLERGLAGWAGRPVEDIAELGERLFQQEIAGQLFHETFRLVKAHQAQGHTVVISTSATRMQVEPLARELGVEHLLCTELESEGGLLTGRVAGRAPWGPGKEAAVRAFAAAHDIVLEDSFAYGNGDEDVNFLSTVGHPHPVNPQPALAEHARKQGWSTISLQRKPGRLDPRPTLRTAALYGAWIGSCATGMAIGKLLGDGRRGKDFATSAFAVLSGPLGDVQVKVTGEENLWSHRPAVFLINHQSALIDLVVVAQLLRANLSGVAKQEVKDIPVMGQIMQWLDFSFVDRGNTEKSLAEMEKAKAQLRSGTSIVISPEGTRSITPQVGPFKKGPFHLAWQAEVPVVPIVIRNAGELMWRNAKTARAGVVEVVVHPPIPTADWTKADLDTTVSRVHSLYVDTLANWPAEKG; encoded by the coding sequence ATGGCTCTCGTGGAAGTGACGGACCTGACCGAGCGCCTGCAGTCCGGAGTCTCCGGACCAACGGTTGCCGCCTTCTTCGACTTCGACGGGACCCTGATCGACGGCTACTCCGCAGCCGCGCTCTACGGACACCGCATGCGCAATCTCGAGGTGGGTCCTGGCGAGTTGCTCCACACCATCCGACTCCTCGCCGGCGGCGAGACCCTCACCGAGGCACAGTTCGGCGAACTGCTCGAACGCGGGCTGGCCGGATGGGCAGGGCGGCCGGTCGAGGACATCGCCGAACTGGGCGAGCGGCTGTTCCAGCAGGAGATCGCCGGCCAGCTCTTCCACGAGACCTTCCGCCTGGTCAAGGCGCACCAGGCCCAGGGCCACACCGTGGTGATCAGCACGTCGGCCACCCGCATGCAGGTCGAGCCGCTTGCCCGCGAGCTCGGCGTCGAGCACCTGCTGTGCACGGAGCTCGAATCCGAGGGCGGCCTGCTCACCGGCCGCGTCGCCGGTCGCGCTCCTTGGGGCCCCGGCAAGGAGGCCGCCGTACGCGCCTTCGCGGCCGCACACGACATCGTTCTCGAGGACTCGTTCGCCTACGGCAACGGGGACGAGGACGTCAACTTCCTCTCGACCGTGGGCCATCCCCACCCGGTCAACCCGCAGCCCGCTCTCGCCGAGCATGCAAGGAAGCAGGGCTGGTCGACGATCAGCCTCCAGCGCAAGCCGGGGCGCCTCGACCCGCGCCCCACCCTGCGCACCGCAGCGCTGTACGGCGCCTGGATCGGCTCGTGTGCGACCGGCATGGCCATCGGCAAGCTGCTCGGAGACGGCCGCCGGGGCAAGGACTTCGCCACGTCGGCGTTCGCCGTCCTCTCTGGCCCGCTGGGCGACGTACAGGTCAAGGTCACCGGCGAGGAGAACCTCTGGTCGCACCGACCGGCGGTCTTCCTGATCAACCACCAGAGCGCTCTGATCGACCTCGTCGTCGTTGCCCAGTTGCTCCGCGCCAACCTGAGCGGCGTCGCCAAGCAGGAGGTCAAGGACATCCCGGTGATGGGCCAGATCATGCAGTGGCTGGACTTCAGCTTCGTCGATCGCGGCAACACCGAGAAGTCCCTCGCGGAGATGGAGAAGGCGAAGGCACAGTTGCGTTCCGGGACCTCCATCGTGATCTCCCCCGAGGGCACGCGATCGATCACCCCTCAGGTGGGTCCGTTCAAGAAGGGCCCCTTCCACCTGGCCTGGCAGGCCGAGGTGCCGGTCGTCCCGATCGTGATCCGCAACGCCGGCGAACTGATGTGGCGCAACGCGAAGACGGCACGTGCCGGTGTCGTCGAGGTCGTCGTCCATCCGCCGATTCCCACCGCTGACTGGACGAAGGCCGATCTCGACACGACCGTCTCCCGTGTCCACAGCCTGTACGTCGACACGCTGGCCAACTGGCCCGCAGAGAAGGGCTGA
- a CDS encoding 1-acyl-sn-glycerol-3-phosphate acyltransferase → MVINRTLARIRRIREADVDGLGRALMEQQDFRDSATVLADDLGLPADDVLAEAGGYLREMSATHSPTVMDWWDRFGKWMLRGFEVLIDEDSAAPLRELNRNHSLIFLISHKSYLDEWVIPPNLARLGVKTPYGLAGANLDFFPLGNIARRTGIIHIRRATSDLPVYKFTLRSFIASLVGQHANLIWSIEGGRSRTGKLRPPRFGLLRYVVDAVENNDTDDVYLVPVSVIYDQLPTSEIELMTSEARGKGKTPEDVQWFVGYLRGLAERLGRVYVDFGEPLPLRQRLAELTEEDATTTRVERIAVEVCHRINLVTPVTPNAVVCIALLGADRALSLDEILDTVRPLANYLTARGTRTAGAATLTDRATIRRACQDLVSSGVLTSFTAATTVWGIAPDQHLTAGIYRNTAIHTLVNRAIVEIVLGGIADGVYAEGEPAWESALAMRDLLKFDFFFENRASFAVELANELTLMDPSRSPATEPTAEDANCYLAQTRPLLAHLVLRPFIDAYAIVAHELVDADSIGVDSDEFVARCLTIGQQWALQRRIASAESLSGEMFSTALRLARHRGLIDPPEGTTSEELWHRREDFVREVELVRARIAAVAGRAVARESAYVRLRPEPARLRSTTPQGR, encoded by the coding sequence GTGGTGATCAACCGGACCCTTGCCCGCATCCGTCGCATCCGCGAAGCAGACGTCGACGGCCTCGGCCGCGCCCTGATGGAGCAGCAGGACTTCCGGGACTCGGCAACGGTCCTGGCCGACGACCTGGGCCTGCCCGCCGACGACGTCCTGGCCGAAGCCGGCGGCTACCTCCGCGAGATGTCGGCGACCCACAGTCCGACGGTGATGGACTGGTGGGACCGCTTCGGCAAGTGGATGTTGCGCGGTTTCGAGGTCCTCATCGACGAGGACTCGGCCGCACCGCTGCGCGAGCTCAACCGGAACCACTCACTGATCTTCCTGATCTCCCACAAGTCGTACCTCGACGAGTGGGTGATCCCGCCGAACCTGGCCCGCCTGGGCGTGAAGACGCCCTACGGCCTGGCCGGCGCGAACCTCGACTTCTTCCCGCTCGGCAACATCGCCCGTCGTACCGGCATCATCCACATCCGTCGCGCCACCAGCGACCTGCCCGTCTACAAGTTCACGTTGAGGTCGTTCATCGCCTCACTCGTCGGGCAGCACGCGAACCTGATCTGGTCGATCGAGGGCGGTCGCTCGCGCACCGGCAAGCTGCGGCCGCCGCGGTTCGGCCTGCTCCGCTACGTCGTCGACGCCGTGGAGAACAACGACACCGACGACGTCTACCTGGTGCCGGTCTCGGTCATCTACGACCAGTTGCCGACCAGCGAGATCGAGCTGATGACCTCCGAGGCCCGCGGCAAGGGGAAGACCCCGGAGGACGTCCAGTGGTTCGTCGGCTACCTCCGCGGGCTGGCCGAGCGCCTCGGTCGCGTGTACGTCGACTTCGGCGAACCACTGCCGTTGCGCCAGCGCCTGGCCGAACTCACCGAGGAGGACGCGACGACGACCCGCGTGGAACGCATCGCCGTCGAGGTGTGCCACCGGATCAACCTGGTGACCCCGGTGACGCCGAACGCCGTCGTCTGCATCGCACTTCTCGGCGCCGACCGCGCACTCAGCCTCGACGAGATCCTCGACACCGTCCGCCCGCTCGCCAACTACCTCACCGCGCGCGGCACCCGCACGGCCGGCGCGGCAACCCTCACCGACCGCGCCACCATCCGGCGGGCCTGTCAGGACCTGGTCTCCTCCGGGGTGCTGACCAGTTTCACCGCGGCCACGACGGTCTGGGGCATCGCGCCCGACCAGCACCTCACCGCCGGCATCTACCGCAACACCGCCATCCACACCCTGGTCAACCGTGCCATCGTCGAGATCGTGCTGGGCGGCATAGCCGACGGCGTGTACGCCGAAGGGGAGCCGGCGTGGGAGAGCGCGCTGGCGATGCGCGACCTGCTCAAGTTCGACTTCTTCTTCGAGAATCGGGCCTCCTTCGCGGTCGAGCTCGCCAACGAGCTGACCCTGATGGACCCGTCCCGGTCGCCCGCCACCGAGCCCACCGCCGAGGACGCCAACTGCTACCTCGCGCAGACGCGTCCGCTGCTGGCCCATCTGGTGCTGCGGCCGTTCATCGATGCCTACGCGATCGTTGCCCACGAGCTGGTCGACGCGGACTCGATCGGGGTCGACTCCGACGAGTTCGTGGCTCGCTGCCTGACCATCGGCCAGCAGTGGGCCCTGCAGCGACGGATCGCGAGCGCCGAGTCACTCTCCGGCGAGATGTTCAGCACCGCGTTGCGTCTCGCGCGTCACCGCGGGCTGATCGACCCGCCGGAGGGAACCACGAGCGAGGAGCTCTGGCATCGCCGCGAGGACTTCGTACGCGAGGTCGAGCTGGTGCGTGCGCGCATCGCCGCGGTGGCGGGTCGGGCCGTGGCCCGGGAGTCGGCCTACGTCAGGCTCCGGCCAGAACCGGCTCGGCTCCGGTCAACGACGCCGCAAGGCCGTTGA
- a CDS encoding nitronate monooxygenase family protein, whose translation MTNAAAPISNRWTRLVGVRHPIVQEGLGPFRTPRLAAAVSNAGGLGTVSMPGMPEDIESGARTFRQHIEECASLTDKPFAVNIPVGVDAAGKVLPFTDSYIRMVLEARRSDSEIARRLTVMTTSAGFPGDYIGMIKDAGMIHQHKVGATRQAIKAAEAGVDVVLAAGFEMGGHAPAAKVHTYVLVPSITEAVDVPVLLTGGARDGRGLAAALAMGADGVAMGTRFITSHDNSDWHPGYIQALLDAKEGDDVAFDGVYGPCRGLRNAASEALLDHTSGDAPLDPVALVRWKIESMQRAQTTGDTINSIVMTGQVASAINDLVDVAEFVPRMAQEAADVLNGLAASLTGAEPVLAGA comes from the coding sequence ATGACCAACGCCGCAGCGCCGATCAGCAACCGGTGGACCCGCCTGGTGGGCGTCCGACACCCGATCGTCCAGGAGGGACTGGGGCCGTTCCGCACCCCGCGGCTCGCTGCTGCGGTGTCCAACGCCGGCGGTCTCGGCACGGTGTCGATGCCCGGTATGCCCGAGGACATCGAGAGCGGCGCCCGCACCTTTCGGCAGCACATCGAGGAGTGCGCGTCACTGACCGACAAGCCGTTCGCGGTGAACATTCCGGTCGGGGTCGACGCCGCCGGCAAGGTCCTCCCCTTCACCGACAGCTACATCCGGATGGTGCTGGAGGCACGTCGTAGCGACAGCGAGATCGCGCGTCGGCTCACCGTGATGACGACCTCGGCCGGCTTCCCGGGTGACTACATCGGGATGATCAAGGACGCCGGGATGATCCACCAGCACAAGGTCGGCGCCACCCGGCAGGCCATCAAGGCAGCCGAAGCGGGGGTCGACGTCGTCCTTGCGGCCGGCTTCGAAATGGGCGGCCACGCGCCAGCAGCCAAGGTCCACACCTACGTGCTGGTGCCGAGCATCACCGAGGCGGTCGACGTACCGGTCCTGCTCACCGGGGGTGCCCGCGACGGCCGGGGCCTTGCGGCCGCACTGGCCATGGGCGCCGACGGCGTCGCGATGGGGACACGCTTCATCACCAGCCACGACAACTCCGACTGGCACCCCGGCTACATCCAGGCGCTACTCGATGCCAAGGAGGGTGACGACGTCGCGTTCGACGGTGTCTACGGTCCGTGCCGGGGCCTGCGCAATGCAGCGTCCGAGGCCCTGCTCGACCACACCTCGGGCGACGCGCCGCTCGACCCCGTGGCGCTGGTCCGCTGGAAGATCGAGTCGATGCAGCGCGCCCAGACCACCGGCGACACGATCAACAGCATCGTGATGACCGGTCAGGTGGCGTCGGCCATCAACGACCTGGTCGACGTCGCGGAGTTCGTGCCGCGGATGGCGCAGGAGGCGGCGGACGTGCTCAACGGCCTTGCGGCGTCGTTGACCGGAGCCGAGCCGGTTCTGGCCGGAGCCTGA